Within the Nitrospira sp. genome, the region CAACTAGACGGAAAGACCCTGTGCACCTTCACTACAACTTGACATTGGCTGTCGGACAAATCTGCGTAGGATAGGTGGGAGGCTGTGAAGCCGGGATTCTGGTTCCGGTGGAGCCACCGTTGAAATAACACCCTTATTTTTCTGATATTCTAACCTGACCCTGTCATCCAGGGTAGGGACATTGTCTGGTGGGTAGTTTGACTGGGGCGGTCGCCTCCAAAAAGGTATCGGAGGCGCCCAAAGGTTCCCTCAGGCTGGTCGGCAATCAGCCGTCGAGTGTAAAGGCAAAAGGGAGCTTGACTGTAAGACGGACGCGTCGAGCAGAGACGAAAGTCGGTCATAGTGATCCGGTGGTCCCGCGTGGAAGGGCCATCGCTCAACGGATAAAAGGTACGCCGGGGATAACAGGCTGATGACCCCCAAGAGTCCATATCGACGGGGTTGTTTGGCACCTCGATGTCGACTCATCGCATCCTGGGGCTGAAGCTGGTCCCAAGGGTTAGGCTGTTCGCCTATTAAAGCGGTACGAGAGTTGGGTTCAGAACGTCGTGAGACAGTTCGGTCTCTATCTGTTGTGGGCGGAGGAGAGTTGAGTGGGGCGTTCACTAGTACGAGAGGACTGTGAAGGACGGACCTCTAGTGTGCCGGTTGTCGTGCCAACGGCAGTGCCGGGTAGCTATGTCCGGTTGGGATAACCGCTGAAAGCATCTAAGCGGGAAGCCTGCCACAAGATAAGCTCTCCCAGGGCGCAAGCCCTCTAAAGGCCACTCGTAGACCACGAGTTTGATAGGCTGGGTGTGGAAGGCCCGTAAGGGCTGTAGCTGACCAGTACTAATCGGCCGTGCGGTTTAACATATACGGTGCTCCTGACAGACATGGGCTTCTGACACACACGAAGATCTATTCAGTTTTCCCGGTGACCATGCCGGAGGGGTCCCACCCGTTCCCATCCCGAACACGGAAGTTAAGCCCTCCAGGGTCAATGATACTGCTGCTGCGAGGCAGTGGGAAAGTAGAACGTTGCCGGGGTAAAAAAGGGCCCGCTGATCGAAAGGTCAGCGGGCCTTTTAATTTTAAGCGGCGGCGCGCAAGGGTTCAGTCGCATACCTTGGCTCCGGGGCGACCCTTCCGGACTCTGTGCCACGTCCGCTCGGGAATTTCCGTGGCCGCGACCGAGCGATCGCGATGCCGTGGTCAGTTCCCGTCTTCCGTGCCCATCGTCTCGGTGGGTTCCCCGCCCCTTCGCCAAAGTTGGCTTTGAAGCCTCGCACGCCGCCTTAAGGCCCACATTCCCTTTCACTGCTCAGCGGAATCTTTTCCCCAGTAACCTAGAAAGCGTGCTGCTCGTCCGTGCGAAGCTCTGCTTGAACGGAACTGCGCTAGCATCTATTGGAAACATATGTGTGGCATGTCCGGTAACCACAGACCATCCTCTGCCGGGCGTTAAAGCGGTAGTATGGGTGGGTACAGAGACGGGCAGCTGAAAGACCGTAAGTGTTCAGATAGCTATCATATCCATGAAGTCATGGACTGGGTCTGGACTTCCCAGCCTTTAACGGACACCTTTAGGGTGGTCGTTAGAAACCTGGGAGGGCCTATGGGCAATCGGCACCGATCGCAGGGCGTCCGAGTAAAGTATGCGTTCATCAAGGCACATCGTCATGAGTTCGATACGGCCGTCATGTGCCGGCTCCTGGACGTGTCGCGCAGCGGATTCTATGCGTGGTTGCATCACCCTCTATCTGATCGCGCGGTGGAGGATCAGCGGTTGCTCGGTCTGATCCGTGCGTCATATACCGCGAGCCACGGCATCTACGGGGCCCCGCGTATCTTTCTCGATTTGCGCGAAGCGGGTGAGACCTGTAGCAAACATCGGGGCGCGCGAATTATGCGAGTTAATCACATCAAAGCACGGTACGGCTATCGAGCTCCCCGATACGCCAGAGGCCCCACCTCACTCCTGACACCCAATACGCTGCAACGAGGGTTTACCGTCCCCCGGCCGAACACGGCCTGGGTCACCGACATCACGTACGTGCGCACCTGGGAAGGCTGGCTCTATTTGGCCGTCGTGATGGATCTCTACTCCCGCCGCATTGTTGGCTGGTCAACAAAACCCACGATGGCGCGAGAACTCGTGCTGGACGCGGTCCTCATGGCCGTGCGGCGACGCAAGCCAAAGCACACACTGATTCATTCCGATCAAGGCTCGCAGTTTGGCAGCGATGCGTGGCGGCGCTTCTGTCAGGCGCATCATCTAGAGCCCAGTATGAGCCGACGTGGCAACTGCTGGGACAATGCCGTGGCCGAATCGTTTTTTAGCAGCTTGAAGAAGGAACGGATCAAAAAGCGCATCTACAGGACTCGTGAGATGGCCACGGCCGACATCTACGACTACATCGAAATGTTCTATAATCGCACCCGGCGACACAGCCATCTCAGCGGGGTCAGTCCGGAAGCATTTGAAGCCGCGTTGAAACAGGCTTACTAATGTGTCCACAAAAGGCTGGCAAGTCCACCCCCTCTATTTAGATCCGTCGATGACTACGTTCGACTTTATCGTTTGTTCGGGCGTACTATACGGGTCTTGCCTACTCATAGTTAGCCGCCAAGGCGTTACCGAGACATTGAGTGAGCCTTTTCTACAAATTCCAGTATCTGGTCGGCTTAACGCCGTGGGAACGGATGCCGTCACTTCCTATCGGCGACCAGGCCATTGCGCTCCTTGACCGAGAAGAGAGCGGTCGAGAGCCGCCCTATGGGCACAGCCTCGATCTCGGATGCGGCACCGGCTTCTGGTCGGTTCGCCTGGCTCAACGCGGGTGGGAGGTGACCGGGGTCGACATCGTGCCGAAGGCCGTGCGCCTCGCCCGCGAACGCGCACGCGGAGCCGGTGTGGAGGTTCGATTCGTCGAAGGGAGCATCACGGCGCTCACGGCTGCAGGCATCGGCTCGGGATTTCACCTCATCCTGGACTTTGGTGCGGTACATGGTCTCCCGCCCGAGCAGGTGCGGGCGGTGAGCCGTGAGGTCACGGCGGTGGCCACCGAGGATGCCACGCTTCTGATGTACGCGTTTTCACCTGGTCGCCGAGGACCGCTGCCGCGAGGAATCAGTCGGGAGGAGATTGAGCACGCTTATAGCGGATGGAGGATCACCGACGAGAAAGCATTCGCTTTGGCGGGGGCACCTCGTTTTGTGCAGAAAGCACGCCCCCGCTTTTACTGCCTTCGCCGCACCGGTGACGGGGCAGGAGACCCGTGAAGAACATGGCAGCTAACAAGCTGATAAAACGGACGGGCGTCCATGGTGCCCACAGCTTATCGGCGAGGCGTTAGGCGAATACCATTGAACCAAGAATAGAGGACAGGCTGATTTTCTAGAGGCATCCGATCGTCACCCGTGCGTAATCCTTAGGCCGATGGCATCGCAAGCATTCCGCTAACACTTTCTGACGCATTGCACAGGTCAGGTGCGGGTCGATTGTGAGTTGGGCGGCGCAGGTCTTCCAAGTGAGAGTGAGGCCTACATCGAAGGGAGTCCGGCATGATCGGGGTATTCGTCACATTTCGCTATGCAGACAATTTCGACGAGCTAGCCGTGCGGAAAATCGCTGAGGGCGCACGCGCGAAGTTCAAGGGCTTGCCCGGACTGCGTTCCAAGGCTTTCACGGTCAATGCCGGAAAGCGTGAAGCTACGAATTTCTATATCTGGGATTCAGAGGACGCAGCGAGAGCGTTTTTCACCGACGCCCTGCTGGAGCGTGTCACG harbors:
- a CDS encoding transposase — encoded protein: MGNRHRSQGVRVKYAFIKAHRHEFDTAVMCRLLDVSRSGFYAWLHHPLSDRAVEDQRLLGLIRASYTASHGIYGAPRIFLDLREAGETCSKHRGARIMRVNHIKARYGYRAPRYARGPTSLLTPNTLQRGFTVPRPNTAWVTDITYVRTWEGWLYLAVVMDLYSRRIVGWSTKPTMARELVLDAVLMAVRRRKPKHTLIHSDQGSQFGSDAWRRFCQAHHLEPSMSRRGNCWDNAVAESFFSSLKKERIKKRIYRTREMATADIYDYIEMFYNRTRRHSHLSGVSPEAFEAALKQAY
- a CDS encoding monooxygenase; protein product: MIGVFVTFRYADNFDELAVRKIAEGARAKFKGLPGLRSKAFTVNAGKREATNFYIWDSEDAARAFFTDALLERVTGLYGVRPSVEFVQIAALVENARKG